A single window of Culicoides brevitarsis isolate CSIRO-B50_1 chromosome 3, AGI_CSIRO_Cbre_v1, whole genome shotgun sequence DNA harbors:
- the LOC134835565 gene encoding BTB/POZ domain-containing protein 2-like: MTEFKLKPIEGKIKATAKNQMIERLTEMYNNQKYFDVKFVFPTMKKDGNERFVYAHKLLMAVASPVFERMFFGGFKESSPTSAGSKTNDAMTTVEIQDIEPEVFQTVLRYVYTGDWEYHSIKELFQIFAVANKYEMIDLENASEQIIAENVNIENACQIHDFGITYDKEYMKANSMKYIQQYTSVVLKSPFFLTSLYETVLAILDQDHLNVEEEVEIFRGLQQYVFRNELTRDFYKEKKNGETGKDLLRKAVSRIRYLAMPMEDFANGPLISDLLTPDEKITLTHLMASRTPKLKLPQGFSDSKIDRGYISKIIEILKYRLEAMPDKEYYCCYKHTNVTITELIFTMNCNELGRDELLKALEVKQFKAEKMYDKPYCVDFLQTLLDSEDDFDAKVVLVDYMQAHGFIERFLT; the protein is encoded by the exons atgactGAATTCAAGTTGAAACCCATTGAGGGTAAAATAAAAGCTactgcaaaaaatcaaatgatcGAACGTTTGACGGAGATGTACAACAATCAAAAATACTTCGACGTCAAGTTCGTGTTTCCAACAATGAAGAAAGATGGCAATGAGAGATTTGTTTATGCACACAAACTTCTGATGGCAGTTGCATCGCCTGTTTTTGAACGAATGTTCTTCGGAGGCTTCAAGGAGTCATCGCCAACATCAGCAGGAAGCAAAACGAACGATGCTATGACTACAGTTGAGATTCAGGATATCGAGCCAGAAGTATTTCAAACAGTGTTAAG GTATGTGTACACGGGAGACTGGGAATATCACAGCATAAAGGAGTTGTTTCAGATTTTTGCGGTTGCAAACAAATACGAGATGATCGACTTGGAGAATGCGTCGGAACAAATTATCGCGGAAAATGTAAACATCGAGAATGCCTGTCAAATTCATGATTTTGGAATAACTTATGATAAAGAATATATGAAAGCTAATTCAATGAAATATATACAACAGTACACAAGTGTAGTTTTAAAATCGCCATTTTTCCTCACGTCTTTGTACGAAACGGTTCTCGCAATTCTCGATCAGGATCATTTGAATGTCGAGGAAGAAGTCGAAATATTTCGTGGCTTGCAGCAATACGTTTTCCGCAATGAACTAACGCGTGACTTTTACAAGGAAAAGAAGAACGGCGAAACGGGAAAGGATCTTTTACGAAAAGCAGTTTCACGAATTCGATATCTCGCAATGCCAATGGAAGACTTTGCAAATGGACCTCTTATTTCGGATTTATTGACGCCCGATGAGAAAATTACTTTGACACATTTGATGGCATCTCGTACCCCAAAACTCAAATTGCCCCAAGGATTTAGCGATTCGAAAATTGATCGAGGATACATAAG CAAGATCatcgaaattttgaaatatcgcTTGGAGGCAATGCCCGACAAAGAGTATTACTGTTGCTATAAACACACGAATGTAACGATCACGGAGTTGATTTTTACCATGAATTGCAATGAGCTTGGACGAGATGAACTTTTGAAGGCGCTTGAAGTCAAACAGTTTAAAGCAGAAAAGATGTACGACAAACCGTATTGCGTGGATTTCTTGCAGACTTTGTTGGATAGTGAAGATGATTTTGATGCGAAGGTTGTTTTAGTTGATTATATGCAGGCGCACGGTTTTATCGAGAgatttttgacatga
- the LOC134834823 gene encoding uncharacterized protein LOC134834823 has product MPEHHHTDYETILALCERIPKNATKSEINLENLRKMLESTINTSKIVLHEAHKNGNEFVKVYEGDEGNLTAYHETWKNKKPEDFELGWIYPNNKRLPKNYQEDIAAEFRNELKSGDIKSNATQLLAESYVRIQYLYHGLWKVLQVVDRDGHKIPNQEALSKLRKIFENAIEKAESVKTAVKDFLKEITLCEEIAEMLEVPEDVIRDFEYEETRSWIVFREYANQLEFNIQAFQTLVDRIVEEQSAQQ; this is encoded by the exons ATGCCAGAGCATCATCACACGGATTACGAGACGATTCTCGCGTTGTGCGAACGAATTCCCAAAAATGCTACCAAATCCGAGATCAATCTGGAAAATCTGAGGAAAATGCTCGAAAGTACTATCAACACGTCGAAAATTGTGTTGCACGAAGCTCATAAAAATGGAAACGAattt gtaaaagttTACGAAGGAGATGAAGGAAATTTGACGGCGTATCACGAAACATGGAAAAACAAGAAACCCGAAGACTTTGAGTTGGGCTGGATTTATCCCAATAACAAACGACTCCCAAAGAATTATCAGGAAGACATTGCTGCAGAATTTCGGAATGAATTGAAATCAGGCGATATTAAATCTAAC GCAACTCAACTTCTCGCCGAATCATATGTTCGCATCCAATACTTGTATCATGGCTTATGGAAAGTCCTTCAAGTTGTCGATCGTGACGGTCACAAAATCCCTAATCAAGAAGCCCTCAGTAAACTCCGTAAAATCTTCGAAAATGCCATCGAAAAGGCAGAAAGTGTAAAAACTGCTGTAAAAGACTTCTTGAAGGAAATTACGTTGTGCGAAGAGATTGCTGAGATGTTAGAAGTGCCGGAAGACGTTATTCGCGATTTCGAGTATGAAGAAACACGCAGCTGGATTGTCTTCCGCGAGTATGCAAATCAGTTGGAGTTCAATATTCAGGCATTCCAAACGTTGGTCGATCGCATCGTGGAGGAGCAAAGTGCACAACAATGA
- the LOC134835566 gene encoding carboxypeptidase B-like, with amino-acid sequence MSHYLLYLTFLLAISARFAVLCAETPSEKVPSAETEIATNEDEDIDYIPEGSSRTEEYVPDYRGSQLWKIAYNTRVLKPLEEEAYAQVWNFQKGKHLDVLIHGAGVERAKEILRANNVNYTVQIHDLKKAISEENPPKKYIQDLVNRNGLPMTWQAYHRLADIHKYLDFVAKNNPDLVSTQVIGKSKENRDLKIVRISNNNPSNKAIWIDGGIHAREWISPAAATFIINELIEEWEDKPEYIRRIDWYILPVTNPDGYEYSHSTDRLWRKSRTKNGNGQCMGVDLNRNYGYKWGGKGVSKSPCSEIYGGSSAFSEPETQAIQNFMKRLGAGKVTGSMSLHSYGQYILYPWGYDRAVPPDHTDLKNLAIEARQKMAEVGGNWYTVGPAAASLYPASGGSDDWAKGTMGIKYAYTIELRDNGRHGFVLPASHIIGSGREAMAFADTLAKYCANL; translated from the coding sequence ATGTCACATTATCTGCtgtatttaacatttttattggcGATTAGTGCGCGATTCGCGGTACTTTGTGCTGAAACTCCGTCGGAGAAAGTTCCCTCGGCGGAAACAGAAATTGCCACAAATGAAGATGAAGACATAGACTATATTCCTGAAGGATCTTCACGCACGGAAGAATACGTTCCTGACTACCGTGGCAGCCAATTATGGAAAATTGCGTATAACACGCGTGTCTTGAAACCGTTGGAAGAAGAAGCCTATGCTCAAGTATGGAATTTCCAAAAGGGCAAACATCTCGACGTTTTGATTCATGGTGCAGGCGTTGAACGAGCCAAAGAAATTTTGCGTGCAAATAACGTAAATTATACCGTTCAAATACACGACTTGAAGAAGGCAATTAGCGAAGAAAATCCTCCAAAGAAGTACATTCAAGATTTGGTAAATCGCAATGGGCTTCCCATGACTTGGCAAGCGTATCATCGTCTTGCTGACATTCACAAATATTTGGATTTTGTCGCGAAAAACAACCCGGATCTCGTTTCCACACAAGTCATTGGAAAAAGTAAGGAGAATCGAGATTTGAAAATTGTGCGCATTTCCAACAACAATCCAAGCAACAAAGCGATATGGATTGACGGAGGCATTCATGCACGTGAATGGATTAGTCCTGCGGCTGCAACGTTCATCATCAACGAACTCATCGAAGAATGGGAAGACAAACCGGAGTACATTCGTCGTATCGATTGGTATATCTTGCCTGTTACGAATCCCGATGGTTATGAATATAGTCACTCGACTGACAGACTTTGGCGAAAAAGTCGCACGAAAAATGGAAATGGACAATGCATGGGCGTCGATTTGAATCGTAATTATGGATACAAATGGGGAGGAAAGGGCGTCTCAAAGAGCCCGTGTTCCGAAATCTATGGAGGATCATCCGCTTTTTCCGAGCCCGAAACACAAGCAAtccaaaatttcatgaaacgTTTGGGTGCAGGAAAAGTTACGGGATCCATGTCACTTCACAGTTACGGTCAATATATTCTCTATCCATGGGGATATGATCGCGCCGTGCCTCCAGATCATACAGACTTGAAAAATCTCGCTATCGAAgcacgacaaaaaatggctgaAGTTGGCGGAAATTGGTATACAGTTGGGCCCGCAGCTGCTTCATTATATCCCGCATCTGGAGGCTCTGATGATTGGGCCAAGGGAACAATGGGCATCAAATATGCGTATACCATTGAGTTGCGCGATAACGGAAGGCATGGATTCGTCTTGCCCGCATCCCATATCATTGGATCAGGTAGAGAAGCCATGGCATTTGCTGACACACTTGCAAAATACTGTGCAAACTTGTAA
- the LOC134833862 gene encoding transmembrane protein 120 homolog: MSSVPAAVYTVSELQKEFVELSEEFKELETVNQEYLELLEGLEDLQTKCTKNINHQRYRINEISKNLKINQKKAKTVEDKQNIAQLENKLLKRKAQLNEIEQSLPKKNSLYLKIILGDVNVSILNRNDKVRYKDDYEKFKLILNVIGLAMSFLNLIFNNRALELAFIFLLVWYYCTLTIRESILKVNGSRIKGWWRLHHFISTVSAGVLLVWPQGETWQLFRLQFVYFNVYISIVQYLQFGYQKGLLYRLKALGERHDMDITIEGFHSWMWRGLSFLLPFLYGGYVFQVYNAWTLYKLSSHPEASWQIPVLSLCFFILFVGNTVTTSMTVPQKMKGKSKDRYRLMSLSWALKMRQQIRGDKSERTRTDSVSVSSQPQSTVNSNAPSPTTPDLPVFPEISENAKDK, translated from the exons ATGTCGTCGGTGCCGGCTGCTGTTTACACTGTTTCCGAACTGCAAAAGGAATTTGTCGAATTGAGTGAGGAATTCAAGGAACTTGAG ACCGTCAACCAAGAATATTTGGAGTTGCTGGAAGGACTCGAGGATCTACAGACAAAATGTACAAAGAACATAAATCATCAGCGATATCGCATAAATgaaatatccaaaaatttaaaaat AAACCAGAAGAAGGCAAAGACTGTGGAAGACAAACAAAACATTGCTcagttagaaaataaattgttgaaacGGAAGGCGCAACTCAACGAAATTGAACAAAGTCTGCCGAAGAAAAATAGTTTATACTTGAAG ATCATACTCGGCGATGTGAACGTCTCGATATTAAATCGCAACGACAAAGTGCGGTACAAAGATGACTACGAGAAGTTTAAGCTGATCCTCAACGTCATCGGCTTGGCAatgtcatttttgaatttgatatttaacAACAG GGCATTGGAACttgcatttatatttttgttggtaTGGTATTACTGTACTCTGACAATTCGCGAATCAATTTTGAAGGTTAATGGATCACGCATCAAAGGATGGTGGCGTTTGCATCATTTCATCTCTACCGTATCTGCAGGCGTTTTACTCGTATGGCCTCAAGGAGAGACATGGCAACTGTTTCGATTACAATTTgtgtattttaatgtttacatAA gcaTAGTTCAATACCTGCAATTCGGTTATCAAAAGGGACTTTTGTATCGTTTGAAAGCTCTTGGCGAACGACACGATATGGATATTACTATCGAGGGTTTTCACTCATGGATGTGGCGTGGCTTGAGTTTTTTGTTGCCCTTCCTTTATGGCGGATACGTTTTTCAAGTATATAACGCATGGACTTTGTACAAGTTATCATCGCATCCGGAGGCATCGTGGCAAATTCCCGTGCTTAGTTTATGTTTCTTCATTCTATTTGTCGGAAATACCGTTACTACGAGCATGACAGTGCCACAAAAGATGAAAGGCAAAAGCAAGGATCGTTATCGACTCATGTCTCTGTCGTGGGCACTCAAAATGCGACAACAGATACGG gGAGACAAGAGCGAAAGAACACGCACTGATAGCGTCTCCGTATCATCGCAACCCCAATCAACCGTCAACAGTAACGCACCAAGTCCAACAACACCTGACTTACCCGTTTTTCCTGAAATTTCGGAAAACGCAAAAGACAAATAA
- the LOC134834419 gene encoding rRNA methyltransferase 2, mitochondrial produces MITRRYSTTTRLLKKVTLNNAKGKSVSSQMWLQRQLSDPYVEKAKMLSYRCRSAFKLLEIDDKHKILRPEYTVIDCGCSPGSWSQVAAKRAKNGLVIGVDLQQVQPVEGAILFGNTDFTSEAGQQKICDVLKDKRVNCVLSDMAPRATGIRQLDQENIMMLCYAVLRFALTMSEEKASVLMKCWTNAEMQELVKRMECYYETVKVVKPNASRGDSAETFLLGKGFKGVTKVT; encoded by the exons ATGATAACGAGGAGATATAGCACTACAACGAGGCTTTTAAAGAAAGTAACGCTAAATAATGCAAAGGGCAAGAGTGTCAGTTCCCAAATGTGGCTTCAGCGACAACTCTCTGATCCGTATGTCGAGAAAGCGAAGATGTTAAGTTATCG atgtCGAAGTGCCTTCAAGCTCCTCGAGATTGACGACAAGCACAAAATTCTTCGTCCTGAATACACTGTCATCGATTGTGGATGCTCTCCGGGCTCTTGGTCACAAGTTGCTGCAAAACGAGCGAAAAATGGTTTGGTAATCGGCGTCGATTTGCAACAAGTGCAGCCCGTGGAAGGCGCTATCTTGTTTGGCAACACAGATTTTACCTCAGAAGCGGGACAACAGAAGATATGCGATGTGCTAAAGGACAAACGAGTGAATTGTGTGCTCTCAGATATGGCACCCCGAGCTACAGGCATTCGTCAATTGGATCAAGAGAACATAATGATGTTGTGTTATGCCGTGCTGCGATTTGCCCTCACAATGTCTGAAGAGAAAGCGAGTGTTCTGATGAAGTGTTGGACAAACGCAGAAATGCAAGAGCTTGTCAAACGCATGGAATGCTATTATGAGACTGTCAAAGTAGTAAAACCTAATGCTAGTCGAGGCGATTCAGCGGAGACATTCCTTCTGGGGAAGGGCTTTAAAGGAGTGACAAAAGttacatga